CATAAATTTTACCTTCATGATAATCATTTGCAACTTGAAGTCGATTTAAAACGTGTGCATTTGTAATAAAATACCAAGTTAGAGGATATTTATTGCCCTCTTCTTTTTTATAGTCGATAATATTTAGAGTCCCTCTGTGCAAATTATTAAAGTGAACTATTTCATTAGGGGGTAAATAATCAGGCTCACCCTCTTTTCCGTTGTGGGTTCTTAAAAATTGACCATTTCTAAAAGCAACAGAAATTGCACTTTTTGTCAGTTTTTTATATTCTTGGTTTGGCAAAATCCGTGGCAAACCAACTCTTCCAGGTCCACCTCTTAAAACTTGTCCAGTCTGAGGATCAAGGTGAATTGCCGGGGAAGTATCACCTTTATGATGTTCGGGAATATCAATTCCTGTTATTTTTCCAGAATTGTCATATTTTGGCAAGACAAAAGTTCGCTGCGAAGCATTATCATATAAAGGTTGATTTGCTTGCTTGGCTTTTTGATCTAAAGATGATTTTAAATTTGAAGAGACTTTTTTAGTTTTTCCAAGCGGATAATCACTAAGTCCATCAGGGTCATCAAGACCGATGACTTTAGCCCCGCCACCACCGTATTTTTCAAGGTAATATTTTCATTCATTATCAGGAAAATCGTATTGATATTGGTCTTCAACAGTTCGTTTTCCATCTTTTACAATTGCTCAATTTTGACCTTTTGGGGCAACAGTTTTTAGTTGTTCATAATATTTATTAACTCGGTCTTCGGGGATTTCAGGCTGGCTTGGCCGGGGTAATTCCCTTGTTTTTTCAACTGGTTTTAGAATATCTAAAAAAGATCCGATTATTAATTTAGTTAAATTATCAGTTTGGTAGTTAGTTTTTTCGAGCTGAAAATCCAAGGTTTTTTTGGCACTATCTCAGTCAATTTGCTTTTTTTCTAAGTCTTCATTTTTAAATAATTGAGACAGTGAAGACTTAACTTCATCAAGAGTTTTTGCAAGATTTTGGTAAGAAGTCTGTGATGAGCTAGCTTCAAAAGTTGAATAAGCAGTATTTATTTTGTCTTCAAAACTTTTTTGGGTGTTTTGATCAAATTTTGGCTGTTGAGTTTCGGTGCTTGATTGACCGCTACCCCCTGATTTTGGATCTTTTTTTGGTTGCTCGACTTTAATTTCGTTGTTAGTTGTACATGAATAAAAAACAAAACTACTTAATCCAAGTCCAAAAAGTAAGAAAAGTGCTTTGTTTTTTACTAAAAAATTATTTTTTTTCATATTTCACCTCCAAAAAAATTAAATTAGACAAGCCCAGAAGAACTTGAGCTGTTTTGACTGCCAACAAGAACTTGAGCTGTTCCAATTGTTGAGCCAATTTGTCTTTTTGCTTCTTCA
The DNA window shown above is from Mesomycoplasma ovipneumoniae and carries:
- the mip gene encoding Ig-specific serine endopeptidase MIP, which produces MKKNNFLVKNKALFLLFGLGLSSFVFYSCTTNNEIKVEQPKKDPKSGGSGQSSTETQQPKFDQNTQKSFEDKINTAYSTFEASSSQTSYQNLAKTLDEVKSSLSQLFKNEDLEKKQIDWDSAKKTLDFQLEKTNYQTDNLTKLIIGSFLDILKPVEKTRELPRPSQPEIPEDRVNKYYEQLKTVAPKGQNWAIVKDGKRTVEDQYQYDFPDNEWKYYLEKYGGGGAKVIGLDDPDGLSDYPLGKTKKVSSNLKSSLDQKAKQANQPLYDNASQRTFVLPKYDNSGKITGIDIPEHHKGDTSPAIHLDPQTGQVLRGGPGRVGLPRILPNQEYKKLTKSAISVAFRNGQFLRTHNGKEGEPDYLPPNEIVHFNNLHRGTLNIIDYKKEEGNKYPLTWYFITNAHVLNRLQVANDYHEGKIYGRDDDAYNTHNRQYNTWSLVFTKIKNSVSLNNIMPTTGESRHEDYYDTVNLTVRTKDTNIHNAGKKLESSKNFAVIDDQLNNNQAIPENAELNVRTIVFGSNVFDKKLGDFTNQEKYKNMQELLDFAIMEVTFDNEEQAKIITKDWYDEHQDQKTNNKSTAITSDADFLKDEQYEKLPANQFYGLGFPLTEAETHQTLNEFKNKNAWESRKHSVSPYVNKDNGLYFNQDPTSQQWKDGGDLSWSRSYRSFMNKPGLTDIFIAMPYVSNGFIKITKFDSSKNVFSHTPYLFWGLGTLLDNFTGGGGMSGTGIYKDNKLYSLVFATDPRASTAVSLNLRSYGNDYKGYYGTYNLPKYDLIYGSKHQRKSYFQAMQELYKNKGIKTYLFPNGFEDSQKVDVFGDWK